Within the Planctomycetota bacterium genome, the region CGAGCGGTTCGACGTCACGCGCGGGGTGAAGTTCGAGACCTACTGCGTGGGACGCATCCGGGGCGCGATGCTGGACGAGCTGCGCCACATGGACTGGGTGCCGCGCCTGACGCGCGCGCGGGCCAACCGGCTGGAAGAGGCCTACGCGAAGCTCGAGAAGGAGAACGGCCGGCCGCCCACGGACGTGGAGCTGGCGCGGGAGCTGAAGATCTCGCTCGACCAGCTCGACGAGCTCTATCGCGAAGTGAGCGGCGCGTCGCTCGTGTCGCTCCAGCGGCGCACCCTCGAGAAGGATCCCAGCCAGCTCGGCGTGGACGTCATGGAGGACGAGAAGATCGAGGGCCCGCTGCCGGCCAACACGCGCAAGGATCTGGTGGAGTTCTGCCAGAAGAAGCTGTCCGCGAAGGAGCGCTACATCCTCATGATGTACTACTTCGAGGACCTCACGCTCAAGGAGATCGGCCGGGTCCTGGGGCTCTCCGAGTCGCGCGTGTGCCAGCTTCACGCCAAGCTCATCGCGCGCCTGCGGGCGTACCTCAAGCACAAGAAGGTGGAGATCGCGTAAGGGCGCGCGGCCGGGACTGGCCCGCC harbors:
- a CDS encoding FliA/WhiG family RNA polymerase sigma factor; its protein translation is MAYATKRSKEEVARLWEEFRRTRDPKIKNILSEEYLPIVRYVAEKMIERLPHNVQVEDLIGAGVFGLFDAVERFDVTRGVKFETYCVGRIRGAMLDELRHMDWVPRLTRARANRLEEAYAKLEKENGRPPTDVELARELKISLDQLDELYREVSGASLVSLQRRTLEKDPSQLGVDVMEDEKIEGPLPANTRKDLVEFCQKKLSAKERYILMMYYFEDLTLKEIGRVLGLSESRVCQLHAKLIARLRAYLKHKKVEIA